The following proteins come from a genomic window of Gimesia chilikensis:
- a CDS encoding cytochrome b N-terminal domain-containing protein, translating to MSKNPLMRTWNWIDNRIGYSDYIVPLMVHLVPDSARWWYIFGSATLCAFMVQVFTGVCLAMAYVPGGEKTYESLVYITNTAPLGNLLRGMHYYGASAMVMLAVIHMIQVYMHATYKYPREMNWMSGVVLLFVVLGMAFTGQLLRWDANGVWSVTVAAEMAGRTPIIGPTIAHFIMGGETVGGSTITRFFAMHVFIMPALIFAGIGLHMLLIMRHGISEMPDANDPVDPETYKEKYEERIHKTGVPFWPDAMWRDMIFSTIIVGIILGCSLFLGPPTLDPPPNPSSINANPLPDWYFLWYFAVLSLLPPKLETWVILGVPILGFLGLFFLPMISNKGHRAPSKRPWAGGTVIFGSVAFLVLTIYGYKKPWSPDFGVKELPASVVGTDQGPLMEGAKLMHIKGCLYCHDISGYGGHRGPELTEIGKLLTRDDLIIRINNGGHNMPAFASSISSDELHLIVDFLLTRGVDQDQPILNGDSP from the coding sequence ATGAGCAAGAATCCTCTGATGCGAACCTGGAACTGGATCGACAATCGAATCGGGTATTCCGATTACATTGTGCCGCTCATGGTGCATCTGGTCCCTGATAGTGCCCGCTGGTGGTATATCTTCGGGAGTGCAACGCTCTGCGCATTCATGGTGCAGGTCTTCACCGGGGTCTGCCTGGCGATGGCCTATGTTCCCGGTGGTGAAAAAACTTACGAAAGCCTCGTCTATATCACCAACACCGCTCCCCTGGGCAACCTCTTGCGCGGCATGCACTATTACGGTGCCTCCGCGATGGTCATGCTGGCCGTCATTCATATGATCCAGGTCTATATGCACGCCACCTACAAGTATCCCCGGGAAATGAACTGGATGAGCGGCGTGGTCTTGCTGTTTGTCGTGCTGGGCATGGCCTTCACCGGACAGTTGCTCCGCTGGGACGCCAACGGGGTCTGGTCCGTCACCGTGGCTGCAGAAATGGCGGGTAGAACTCCCATCATCGGTCCTACAATTGCACACTTCATCATGGGTGGGGAAACCGTCGGCGGCTCGACCATTACCCGCTTCTTCGCCATGCACGTGTTTATCATGCCGGCGCTTATTTTCGCGGGCATCGGCCTGCACATGCTGCTGATCATGCGGCACGGCATCTCCGAAATGCCTGATGCCAACGATCCGGTCGATCCGGAGACCTATAAAGAGAAGTACGAAGAACGCATCCACAAAACCGGAGTTCCGTTCTGGCCGGACGCCATGTGGCGGGACATGATCTTCTCCACCATCATCGTGGGTATTATCCTGGGCTGCTCCCTGTTTCTCGGTCCGCCGACACTCGATCCGCCACCAAACCCGAGCAGTATCAACGCGAACCCACTCCCCGACTGGTACTTCCTCTGGTACTTCGCCGTGCTCTCGCTTCTGCCCCCGAAACTGGAAACCTGGGTCATTCTCGGTGTGCCGATCCTCGGCTTCCTGGGACTGTTCTTCCTGCCCATGATCTCCAACAAGGGACACCGGGCACCTTCCAAACGTCCCTGGGCCGGGGGAACCGTGATCTTCGGTTCTGTGGCTTTTCTGGTACTTACCATTTACGGATACAAAAAGCCCTGGTCACCCGATTTCGGCGTGAAGGAATTACCGGCTTCCGTAGTCGGTACCGATCAGGGACCACTGATGGAAGGTGCAAAGCTGATGCATATCAAAGGCTGTCTGTACTGTCACGACATCAGTGGATACGGCGGTCATCGTGGTCCCGAGCTCACCGAAATCGGCAAGCTGCTCACCCGCGACGATTTGATCATTCGCATTAACAACGGTGGTCATAACATGCCGGCGTTCGCCAGTTCCATCAGCTCTGATGAGCTGCACCTGATTGTTGATTTCCTGTTAACCCGGGGAGTAGACCAGGATCAACCCATCC